The Geobacter sp. AOG2 genome includes a window with the following:
- a CDS encoding DUF4910 domain-containing protein has translation MNGQGLHHTPEAKSIGAEAYRLVAELYPICRSITGNGVRDSLGILSQRIPLQIREVPTGTPVFDWTVPKEWNIKDAYVKDPHGKKIIDFKDSNLHVVNYSIPVHETIPLDQLKEHLHTLSDHPDWIQYKTSYYKESWGFCLSHRQFLTLGEGDYEVFIDSELEEGHLTYGELFIPGQLQDEILISCHICHPSLCNDNLSGVSLATLLGERLLAQPNHYSYRIIFIPGTIGAITWLALNREAVARIRHGLVISGVGDSGGFSYKKSRRGNAQIDRAFAHILKHSGHEFALHDFSPYGYDERQYCSPGFNLPVGRLSRTPFREYPEYHTSADNLAFISPEKLGETFGVVWDVLRLLENNGLYMTQNPYCEPQLGKRGLYDTIGDNEMAMLWVLNLSDGEHTLLDIAEESGLSFDRVHQAAELLVEHSLICET, from the coding sequence ATGAACGGACAGGGCCTTCATCATACACCCGAAGCAAAATCGATAGGTGCCGAGGCTTACCGTCTGGTTGCCGAATTGTATCCCATTTGCAGGAGCATAACCGGCAACGGGGTTCGCGACTCTCTCGGGATTCTATCGCAACGCATCCCTCTGCAGATCAGGGAAGTGCCCACGGGAACCCCTGTGTTCGACTGGACGGTGCCAAAAGAATGGAATATTAAAGATGCGTATGTGAAGGATCCCCATGGCAAGAAGATCATAGACTTCAAAGACTCCAACCTTCATGTGGTCAATTACAGCATACCGGTTCATGAGACAATTCCGCTGGATCAATTGAAAGAACATCTCCACACCCTGAGCGATCATCCCGACTGGATACAGTACAAAACATCCTACTATAAGGAGAGCTGGGGGTTCTGTCTCAGCCATCGGCAATTCCTGACTCTGGGAGAGGGCGATTACGAGGTATTCATCGATTCGGAGCTTGAAGAGGGACATTTGACATACGGGGAGCTGTTCATCCCCGGTCAGCTGCAGGATGAGATCCTTATTTCCTGCCACATTTGCCATCCCTCGCTGTGTAATGACAATTTATCGGGGGTGAGCCTGGCAACACTGCTGGGAGAGCGTTTGCTCGCGCAGCCGAATCATTATTCCTATCGCATCATTTTCATACCCGGCACGATCGGGGCAATTACCTGGCTGGCGCTGAACCGGGAGGCCGTTGCACGGATCAGGCATGGGCTGGTGATCTCCGGGGTTGGTGACTCTGGTGGCTTCTCCTACAAAAAAAGCCGTCGCGGCAACGCGCAGATAGACCGTGCCTTTGCTCATATTCTGAAACATTCCGGGCATGAGTTTGCACTACATGATTTTTCACCCTACGGCTATGATGAGCGTCAGTATTGCTCCCCCGGTTTCAATCTGCCGGTAGGCCGACTCTCCCGTACCCCATTCAGAGAATATCCCGAGTATCACACCTCCGCAGACAACCTCGCTTTTATTTCGCCGGAAAAGCTCGGAGAGACTTTTGGCGTTGTCTGGGACGTTCTCCGCCTCCTGGAAAATAATGGCTTGTATATGACGCAAAATCCTTATTGTGAGCCTCAACTGGGCAAACGGGGGCTCTATGACACTATTGGCGACAATGAGATGGCAATGCTCTGGGTGCTCAATCTATCCGATGGCGAACATACCTTGCTGGACATAGCCGAAGAATCGGGTTTGAGTTTTGATCGTGTACATCAGGCGGCTGAACTTCTCGTCGAGCATTCACTTATTTGTGAAACATGA
- a CDS encoding polysaccharide pyruvyl transferase family protein, with protein MRNSTVKIGLLSPCGWGNLGDAAIQEAMIHHIKRRIPDAEICGFTLNPEDTRKRHNIPTYPISSFSTNGYHISQEAGHNSFQPGESSATLQHFCVAMIKKIPFLYNFAKFIQHKAEDAGAILRLIIRECAHFSRSVRILKGFQLLIVSGGGQLDDFWGGPWGQPYALLKWALIARLTRTRFVFMSVGTSSLDFRLSRRFIKGALSLAYYRSFRDEVSKERLQNIAITHNDRVLPDLAYSLPLDAYRKKCNRPSKRPIVAVSPISYCDPRTWPRQDQELYDDYILRLANFVAWLLNSDYEILLFASTASDLSTIDDVRNVLASLHVRGEGCLQPGIPEITVRDLLTQLSGVDFVVASRLHGVILSHMLNLPVLALSHDPKVDIHMANNGQKDFCLNIEEFNADTISEAFARIVSSEEAIKGVLRDKTSMYTALLDEQYDLVFRHAAY; from the coding sequence ATGCGAAATTCGACCGTTAAAATTGGCCTCCTTAGTCCCTGCGGTTGGGGAAACCTTGGGGATGCGGCAATCCAGGAGGCTATGATTCATCACATCAAACGTCGGATACCCGACGCGGAGATCTGCGGTTTTACTCTGAATCCCGAGGACACCCGGAAGCGGCACAATATACCGACATACCCCATCTCATCCTTTTCCACAAACGGCTATCACATTTCACAGGAAGCCGGCCATAACTCTTTTCAGCCAGGTGAGTCTTCAGCAACCCTGCAGCATTTTTGCGTTGCCATGATAAAAAAAATTCCTTTTCTGTATAACTTTGCCAAATTCATACAGCATAAGGCGGAAGACGCCGGAGCCATTCTAAGATTGATAATCAGGGAATGCGCTCATTTCAGCCGATCAGTGAGGATACTGAAAGGTTTCCAACTACTCATAGTATCGGGCGGGGGGCAGCTCGATGATTTCTGGGGCGGGCCATGGGGGCAGCCGTATGCATTGCTGAAATGGGCCTTGATCGCCAGGTTGACACGCACGAGATTTGTTTTCATGAGTGTGGGGACATCATCCCTTGACTTCCGTCTGAGTCGCCGTTTTATCAAGGGGGCGCTTAGCCTTGCGTATTATCGGTCTTTTCGGGACGAGGTTTCCAAAGAGCGCTTGCAGAACATCGCCATAACGCACAATGATCGTGTATTGCCGGATTTGGCATACAGCCTGCCGCTTGATGCGTATCGAAAGAAATGCAACCGGCCTTCCAAAAGACCAATCGTTGCCGTAAGTCCCATATCATATTGTGATCCGCGTACGTGGCCCAGGCAAGATCAGGAACTGTATGACGATTACATCCTCAGGCTTGCCAATTTCGTTGCCTGGTTGCTTAATTCAGACTATGAAATACTTTTATTCGCATCCACCGCATCGGACCTGTCAACAATTGATGATGTCAGGAACGTGCTCGCCTCTCTGCACGTAAGAGGGGAGGGTTGTTTGCAGCCGGGTATCCCGGAAATCACCGTTCGCGATCTTCTCACACAACTGTCCGGAGTCGATTTTGTGGTAGCGAGCAGGCTGCATGGTGTTATTTTGTCACACATGCTCAATCTTCCGGTTCTGGCATTATCCCACGATCCGAAAGTTGATATTCATATGGCAAATAATGGCCAGAAAGATTTCTGCCTGAATATCGAAGAATTCAATGCTGATACCATATCTGAAGCCTTTGCCAGAATAGTTTCAAGCGAAGAAGCAATTAAAGGGGTATTGCGTGATAAAACATCCATGTACACCGCCCTGCTTGATGAACAATACGACCTTGTCTTCAGGCATGCTGCGTACTAA
- a CDS encoding XrtA/PEP-CTERM system-associated ATPase codes for MYETFYNLRVKPFELVPDPKFIYLSKSHKKALTFLDYGIRERAGFILLTGEVGSGKTTIIRDLLNKRYEQLVLAKVFNTRVTSEQLLAMINDDFGLQTQNKDKVTLIRDLNEFLVEQYARGNHPILIIDEAQNLAEELLEEVRMLSNLETSDCKLLQIILVGQPELRTILSAPSLRQLRQRISINCHLQSLNRQETERYIMHRLEVAGNALAVEFPFESLDVVFRYSKGIPRLINIICDFLMLSAFAEEMRVIPVEMVREVIGDLDFDNHFWSATVTVPPGGQPADAGACLQRSAEGSLNQDVSDMLTDISRRMDALENNLGGSQVQTVLNEFQDRFTQLQNNVTSHMAKSDSQIFSLLRKLDEIAVPNKSEIPTDISHESTNVGFVRRVFGGDPFSRRK; via the coding sequence ATGTACGAAACATTTTATAATTTGCGCGTTAAACCATTTGAATTAGTCCCTGACCCAAAGTTTATCTACCTGAGTAAGTCCCATAAAAAGGCCCTCACTTTTTTAGATTATGGTATCAGGGAACGAGCAGGCTTCATTTTACTTACCGGTGAAGTTGGGTCGGGTAAGACGACTATAATTAGGGATTTGCTCAATAAGCGTTATGAACAACTGGTTCTTGCAAAGGTCTTTAACACGCGAGTTACCTCGGAACAATTGCTGGCAATGATCAATGATGACTTTGGCCTGCAAACACAGAACAAGGATAAGGTGACCCTGATCAGGGACCTGAACGAATTCCTGGTTGAACAGTACGCGCGCGGCAACCACCCGATTCTGATCATCGATGAAGCACAGAATCTTGCGGAGGAACTACTGGAGGAGGTCCGAATGCTCTCGAATTTGGAAACCTCTGACTGTAAGCTGCTGCAAATCATCCTGGTAGGGCAGCCGGAACTGAGAACAATCCTCTCTGCCCCCAGCCTACGTCAATTGCGACAGCGGATCAGTATTAACTGCCATCTGCAATCGTTGAACCGCCAGGAAACGGAGCGTTACATAATGCATCGTCTTGAGGTGGCGGGAAACGCTTTGGCAGTGGAATTTCCATTCGAATCGCTGGATGTCGTCTTCCGCTATAGTAAGGGAATCCCGCGCCTGATCAACATAATCTGCGATTTTCTGATGCTTTCCGCCTTTGCGGAGGAAATGAGAGTGATTCCTGTCGAAATGGTGCGGGAGGTCATAGGTGATCTGGATTTCGATAACCATTTCTGGTCAGCGACTGTCACGGTGCCGCCGGGAGGTCAACCGGCTGATGCTGGTGCTTGCCTGCAACGATCTGCGGAGGGATCGCTGAACCAGGACGTCAGCGACATGTTGACCGACATTTCCCGGCGAATGGATGCTCTTGAGAACAATCTCGGCGGCAGCCAGGTCCAAACCGTACTCAATGAGTTTCAGGACCGTTTTACCCAGCTCCAGAACAATGTCACCTCGCATATGGCAAAATCGGACTCCCAAATATTCAGCCTTCTTAGAAAGCTGGATGAAATTGCCGTACCGAACAAAAGTGAAATCCCAACGGATATATCGCATGAATCCACTAACGTAGGTTTTGTCCGTAGGGTCTTCGGCGGCGATCCCTTCAGCAGGAGAAAGTAA
- the rfbC gene encoding dTDP-4-dehydrorhamnose 3,5-epimerase, producing the protein MIFTPVELAGAWVIEPERLQDERGFFARTFCQREFEAKGMKPQIAQCNISFNHRKGTVRGMHYQEPSGEAKLVRCTRGAVYDVIIDLRPGSPTYRKHFGVVLSEENRCMLYIPELFAHGFQTMEENTEVFYQMSEFYIPDNAKGVRWDDPAFAIQWPCDISVISERDRTYPNFSP; encoded by the coding sequence ATGATCTTTACTCCCGTTGAATTAGCTGGTGCCTGGGTTATAGAACCTGAGAGGTTGCAGGACGAGCGCGGTTTTTTTGCCCGCACGTTCTGCCAGAGGGAGTTTGAGGCCAAGGGAATGAAGCCCCAGATTGCCCAGTGCAATATTTCTTTTAATCATCGCAAGGGTACGGTACGCGGGATGCACTACCAGGAACCTTCCGGTGAAGCCAAGCTGGTCCGTTGCACCAGGGGGGCTGTTTACGACGTCATCATAGACCTCCGCCCCGGGTCGCCTACCTACAGGAAACATTTTGGTGTCGTGCTTTCCGAAGAAAACAGATGCATGCTTTATATTCCCGAGCTGTTTGCCCATGGCTTCCAGACCATGGAGGAGAATACCGAGGTTTTTTACCAGATGTCCGAGTTTTATATCCCGGACAACGCCAAAGGGGTGCGCTGGGATGATCCGGCCTTCGCGATTCAATGGCCTTGCGATATTTCCGTGATTTCCGAACGCGACAGAACGTACCCGAACTTTTCGCCATGA
- a CDS encoding NAD(P)-dependent oxidoreductase yields MKILITGNMGYVGPSVTKQLRSTYPRAHLIGVDAGYFAGCSIPQDTVPELRLDQQYFADVRQFPEAALEGVDAIIHLAAISNDPMGNLYESVTMDINHRASVDLAIKAKKSGVKAFIFASSCSMYGSAEGSAKTENDTLNPLTAYARSKVFTERDLRQQAGDGFMVTCLRFSTACGLSERLRLDLVLNDFVAGAISSKQISILSDGTPWRPLINVKDMARAFEWAVSRNPSLGDFFAVNIGCEQGNYQVRQLAEAVARVLPGVTVQVNENAQPDKRSYRVNFDLFRQVAPNHQPMYDLEASIRELKEGLLAMNFKDENFRSSPFMRLVQLNHLREKGFLDATLRWSPQI; encoded by the coding sequence ATGAAAATTTTGATCACGGGAAATATGGGATATGTGGGGCCCTCGGTCACCAAGCAATTGCGGTCCACATACCCCAGAGCCCACTTGATAGGGGTCGATGCGGGTTATTTTGCCGGGTGCTCAATCCCCCAGGATACGGTTCCCGAGTTGCGGCTCGATCAGCAATATTTTGCCGATGTACGGCAATTTCCCGAAGCCGCCCTGGAAGGCGTTGATGCAATCATTCATCTTGCGGCAATCTCAAATGACCCAATGGGTAATTTGTACGAATCGGTGACCATGGATATCAACCATCGTGCAAGCGTCGATTTGGCGATCAAGGCGAAAAAGTCAGGTGTCAAAGCCTTTATCTTTGCTTCGAGCTGCAGCATGTACGGTTCAGCCGAAGGGAGCGCCAAAACCGAGAACGACACCTTGAACCCCCTCACGGCCTATGCCCGTTCCAAAGTTTTCACGGAAAGGGATTTACGCCAACAGGCTGGAGACGGGTTCATGGTAACCTGTCTTCGCTTTTCCACAGCCTGCGGCCTGAGCGAAAGGCTGCGGCTGGATCTGGTTCTTAACGATTTTGTCGCCGGGGCAATTTCCTCGAAACAGATATCCATTCTTAGTGATGGTACCCCATGGCGGCCTTTGATTAACGTCAAGGACATGGCAAGGGCCTTCGAATGGGCGGTTAGCCGGAATCCTTCATTGGGGGATTTCTTCGCGGTCAATATCGGATGCGAACAGGGCAATTACCAGGTCAGGCAGTTGGCCGAGGCGGTGGCAAGAGTACTACCTGGGGTGACTGTCCAGGTTAACGAAAATGCCCAGCCGGACAAGCGTTCCTATCGGGTAAATTTTGATCTGTTCAGGCAGGTCGCCCCCAATCACCAACCGATGTATGACTTGGAGGCATCCATCCGCGAATTAAAGGAGGGATTGCTTGCCATGAACTTCAAGGACGAAAACTTCCGCAGTTCGCCTTTTATGCGCCTTGTTCAACTGAACCACCTTCGTGAAAAAGGATTTTTGGACGCTACACTTCGATGGAGTCCACAGATTTAG
- a CDS encoding glutamate-1-semialdehyde 2,1-aminomutase has protein sequence MHMNFDNSDKLRSKAHALIPGGCHTYAKGDDQYPVHSPGFISKGEGCRVWDLDGNEFIEYGMGLRAVTLGHAYPSVVDAAYRQMLLGNNYTRPSAIEVECAEMMVELIDAADMVKFAKNGSDATTAAARLSRAYTGRDLIAVCQDHPFFSVDDWFIGSTPMAAGIPEAIRNLTVKFKYNDISSVVSLFDEYPGQIACLFLEAATSVEPEEGFLNEVRKLCTKHGTVLILDEMITGFRWHLKGAQNYYGVKPDLSTFGKAMGNGFSIAALAGKREIMDLGGITHDKERVFLLSTTQGAENHALAATLATIKVYREHNVIEHLWTFGDVLRQRVNEIIASLKLEDYFQLLGQPCNLVYATKDQEKNPSQEFRALFLQETIRNGLLMPSLVISYSHREKDIEQTVQGIGEALHIYRKALDEGVEKYLIGRPLKPVFRKYN, from the coding sequence ATGCACATGAATTTCGACAATTCGGACAAACTCAGATCGAAGGCACACGCACTTATTCCGGGTGGCTGTCACACGTATGCAAAAGGTGATGATCAGTACCCCGTACATTCACCAGGTTTCATATCCAAGGGGGAGGGGTGCCGGGTCTGGGACCTGGATGGCAATGAGTTCATCGAATACGGGATGGGGCTGAGGGCCGTGACGTTGGGCCATGCATATCCATCAGTCGTCGATGCTGCCTACCGGCAGATGCTGCTCGGCAACAATTATACCCGTCCATCGGCGATCGAGGTCGAGTGCGCGGAAATGATGGTTGAGCTCATCGACGCCGCTGACATGGTCAAGTTCGCGAAAAATGGTTCGGATGCGACAACAGCGGCAGCCCGGCTTTCTCGCGCGTATACGGGGAGGGACTTGATAGCAGTCTGTCAGGACCACCCGTTTTTTTCGGTCGATGACTGGTTTATCGGTTCAACGCCAATGGCTGCCGGCATTCCTGAAGCGATCAGAAATCTTACCGTCAAATTCAAGTACAACGACATTTCGAGTGTCGTTTCCCTGTTTGATGAATATCCGGGCCAGATTGCCTGCCTTTTTCTTGAAGCAGCAACCTCGGTCGAGCCTGAGGAGGGTTTTCTGAATGAAGTCAGGAAGCTCTGTACCAAGCATGGTACTGTTCTGATTCTCGATGAAATGATAACCGGATTTCGCTGGCATCTCAAGGGAGCGCAGAACTACTATGGGGTGAAGCCCGATTTGTCCACGTTTGGAAAGGCAATGGGCAATGGTTTTTCCATAGCCGCTCTGGCCGGCAAACGGGAGATCATGGATCTCGGCGGGATCACCCATGACAAGGAAAGGGTTTTCCTGCTCTCGACAACGCAAGGTGCCGAAAATCATGCCTTGGCCGCCACTTTGGCAACTATCAAGGTGTACAGGGAGCATAACGTCATTGAACATTTGTGGACGTTTGGGGATGTCCTGCGTCAAAGAGTCAATGAAATCATCGCATCTCTGAAACTGGAAGATTATTTTCAGCTTCTAGGCCAACCCTGTAACCTTGTGTATGCCACAAAGGACCAGGAAAAAAATCCTTCCCAGGAGTTCAGGGCCCTGTTTCTTCAGGAGACCATCAGGAACGGTCTGCTCATGCCCTCGCTGGTCATTAGCTATTCTCACCGGGAAAAGGATATTGAACAGACCGTCCAGGGCATTGGCGAAGCGTTGCATATATACCGGAAGGCCCTGGATGAGGGCGTAGAGAAATATCTGATTGGCAGGCCGCTCAAGCCGGTTTTCAGAAAATACAACTGA
- a CDS encoding class I SAM-dependent methyltransferase produces MQTESKCLFCGENLHYTFVDLGMSPLCESYVSSEQLNRMEPFYPLHVRVCGNCFLVQLEEYVDPQNIFTEYAYFSSYSSDWLKHAENYVEMATDRFGLDQSSLVVEVASNDGYLLQYCVARGIPALGIEPARNVAEVAIQKGVPTRVEFFGEQTARLLAAEGKSADLLLGNNVLAQVPDINDFVKGLKILLKPEGVITIEFPHLMRLMEENQFDTIYHEHFFYFSFITAEKIFAAHGLTLFDVEELPTHGGSLRIFARHTENVSREVSPRVHELRAREVASGIPRLDSYGDFAEKVKETKRKLLQFLISARREGKSVAGYGAPGKGNTLLNYCGIRTDFLDYTVDRNPYKQGKFLPGTHIPIYDPEKIMETKPDYLLILPWNFKEEIMEQNNYIREWGGKFVIPIPEVKVFP; encoded by the coding sequence ATGCAGACTGAAAGCAAATGCCTGTTCTGCGGTGAAAATCTCCACTATACGTTTGTTGATCTGGGTATGTCGCCTTTGTGTGAAAGCTATGTCAGCTCGGAGCAATTGAACAGGATGGAACCGTTTTATCCTCTCCACGTCCGGGTTTGCGGCAACTGCTTTCTGGTACAACTGGAAGAATATGTGGACCCGCAGAACATTTTTACTGAGTATGCCTATTTTTCATCCTATTCGAGCGACTGGCTGAAACATGCCGAGAACTATGTGGAAATGGCTACCGACAGGTTCGGGCTCGATCAGTCCTCCTTGGTTGTTGAGGTGGCCAGCAATGACGGTTATCTCTTACAGTATTGCGTCGCACGGGGCATTCCGGCGCTCGGCATCGAACCGGCCCGCAATGTGGCGGAGGTGGCGATACAAAAGGGCGTGCCGACGCGGGTGGAATTTTTTGGCGAGCAGACGGCGCGCCTTCTGGCCGCAGAGGGAAAATCAGCCGACCTTCTCCTGGGGAACAATGTGCTTGCCCAGGTGCCGGACATCAACGATTTTGTGAAGGGGTTGAAGATCCTGCTCAAGCCCGAGGGCGTCATCACCATAGAGTTCCCCCACCTCATGCGGCTCATGGAGGAAAATCAGTTCGACACCATCTACCACGAGCATTTTTTCTACTTTTCATTCATTACCGCGGAAAAGATCTTTGCCGCCCACGGGCTGACCCTGTTTGATGTGGAAGAGTTGCCCACCCACGGCGGCTCCCTCAGGATATTTGCCCGACACACCGAGAATGTTTCCCGCGAGGTATCCCCGCGGGTCCATGAACTCCGGGCGCGCGAGGTCGCTTCCGGGATCCCCCGGCTTGATTCGTACGGGGATTTTGCGGAAAAGGTCAAGGAAACCAAGCGTAAACTGCTTCAATTCCTGATTTCCGCCCGACGGGAAGGGAAAAGTGTCGCCGGCTATGGCGCCCCCGGCAAGGGAAACACGCTCCTCAATTACTGCGGCATCCGTACCGATTTCCTTGATTACACAGTGGACCGCAATCCCTACAAACAGGGGAAGTTCCTGCCCGGGACCCATATCCCGATATATGATCCTGAGAAGATCATGGAAACGAAGCCGGACTACCTTTTGATCCTCCCCTGGAATTTCAAGGAAGAAATAATGGAGCAGAACAACTATATCAGGGAGTGGGGGGGCAAGTTTGTCATACCCATTCCCGAAGTAAAGGTCTTTCCATGA
- a CDS encoding TIGR03016 family PEP-CTERM system-associated outer membrane protein, with the protein MNSFFQAGMMRLLMVTSLLGIGLLAGAVEQACAAEMEFKPSLSVSEEVNDNIYETSSNKQTDYITRVMPGATFHYLAPFWNWDADYTFEYRKYAQKSQSDQYNHSANLKGNISLLNNFLFLDVADTYHRVSLDVARDVTTESSLFLNQTDQNIATVSPYLQWRLGEKSTLKTGYRYIDTRYWGEGIEKREHGAFAELKHELSSKFSLSAGYDYSRNKTTPFSYDTHDVYGGFNYQYADKSSIFGKIGNTWQMFNNGVNVRFLFWDAGIIHDFGIAVATLESSVQTTEDPLAVSTKTTNYIGKLDKVLQRGAVGFSSTYTEYEDTQTGVNSQRKLSFSGNGRYEVMESLIASLVVTADRYYQESTVTDFRYHLNATSGLSYSFNRDFMVSLNYTYETFRNDLNDATGAREINRGIIELKKAW; encoded by the coding sequence ATGAATAGTTTCTTTCAGGCGGGAATGATGCGTTTGCTGATGGTGACGAGCCTCCTCGGCATCGGTCTGTTGGCAGGGGCTGTCGAGCAAGCCTGCGCCGCTGAAATGGAGTTCAAACCTTCCTTGTCGGTCAGCGAAGAAGTCAATGACAACATCTACGAGACCTCTTCCAACAAACAGACGGATTATATTACCCGTGTAATGCCCGGAGCGACATTTCATTATCTGGCTCCCTTTTGGAATTGGGATGCGGATTATACGTTCGAATACCGAAAGTACGCCCAAAAGAGTCAAAGTGACCAATACAATCATAGTGCGAACTTGAAGGGAAACATATCATTACTGAACAATTTCCTGTTTCTCGATGTCGCTGACACGTATCACCGTGTGTCACTCGATGTTGCCCGTGACGTGACCACGGAGAGCAGTCTTTTTCTCAATCAAACCGACCAGAACATTGCAACCGTTTCCCCCTATCTCCAGTGGCGGCTGGGGGAAAAGAGCACACTCAAAACCGGCTACCGTTATATCGACACGCGTTACTGGGGGGAGGGCATCGAAAAACGCGAACATGGCGCGTTTGCTGAACTTAAACATGAGTTGTCGTCAAAGTTCAGCCTTTCAGCGGGATATGACTACTCACGGAACAAAACAACGCCATTCAGCTACGATACTCATGATGTATATGGTGGATTTAACTATCAATATGCCGATAAGTCTTCCATTTTTGGCAAAATTGGTAATACCTGGCAAATGTTCAATAATGGTGTGAACGTGAGGTTCTTGTTCTGGGACGCTGGGATCATCCATGATTTCGGCATTGCCGTGGCAACGCTTGAATCGAGTGTTCAAACAACCGAGGACCCGTTGGCGGTTTCGACCAAAACAACGAATTACATCGGCAAGCTCGATAAGGTTCTGCAGCGTGGTGCCGTTGGTTTTTCCAGTACGTACACAGAGTATGAAGATACCCAAACCGGAGTAAACAGCCAGCGCAAGCTCTCTTTTTCTGGAAATGGCCGGTACGAGGTCATGGAAAGCCTAATTGCCAGCCTTGTTGTGACTGCCGATCGTTACTACCAAGAGAGTACGGTGACTGACTTTCGATATCACCTGAACGCAACGAGTGGGCTCAGTTATAGTTTTAACCGCGATTTCATGGTCAGCCTGAACTACACATATGAAACCTTCCGTAATGACTTGAACGACGCAACTGGTGCAAGAGAGATCAATCGCGGCATTATCGAGCTGAAAAAAGCCTGGTAG